A single region of the Streptomyces caelestis genome encodes:
- a CDS encoding carbohydrate ABC transporter permease: MTTVVPVKTRKPWTPSQIVLTLLGTAVSVVFLAPFAWALFTSLKSETEAVEVPPHWLPQDWTGQAWKALFETGNITNWFVNSVVVSVCVTSVVLLVSALAGYGFARTEFRGKKPLMGLVMAGLMISPAVLGVPLFTTVQQMGMVDTYWGMILPQCAPAAMVYILYKFFQGIPRELEEAAFIDGAGRWRVFFTIVLPLSRPSLAAVGIFTFIASWNNFLWPYMVTNNPDLMTMPNGIATVMNSYGIQWAQLMAGGLMAGLPLIIVFVFFQRQIVAGVAHTGLAGQ, from the coding sequence ATGACCACCGTCGTACCGGTGAAGACCCGCAAGCCGTGGACGCCCAGCCAGATCGTGCTCACCCTCCTCGGCACCGCGGTCTCCGTCGTCTTCCTGGCCCCCTTCGCCTGGGCCCTGTTCACCTCCCTCAAGTCGGAGACCGAGGCGGTGGAGGTCCCGCCGCACTGGCTCCCGCAGGACTGGACGGGCCAGGCCTGGAAGGCCCTCTTCGAGACCGGCAACATCACCAACTGGTTCGTCAACTCCGTGGTCGTCTCCGTCTGTGTGACGTCCGTGGTGCTGCTCGTGAGCGCACTCGCCGGATACGGCTTCGCCCGCACCGAGTTCCGCGGCAAGAAACCCCTGATGGGCCTGGTCATGGCCGGCCTGATGATCTCGCCCGCCGTCCTCGGCGTGCCGCTGTTCACCACCGTCCAGCAGATGGGCATGGTCGACACCTACTGGGGCATGATCCTGCCGCAGTGCGCACCCGCCGCGATGGTCTACATCCTCTACAAGTTCTTCCAGGGCATCCCGCGCGAACTGGAGGAAGCCGCCTTCATCGACGGCGCGGGCCGCTGGCGCGTGTTCTTCACCATCGTCCTCCCGCTCTCCCGCCCCTCCCTCGCCGCGGTCGGCATCTTCACGTTCATCGCCTCGTGGAACAACTTCCTCTGGCCGTACATGGTGACCAACAACCCCGACCTGATGACCATGCCCAACGGCATCGCGACCGTCATGAACTCCTACGGCATCCAGTGGGCCCAGCTCATGGCCGGCGGCCTGATGGCGGGCCTGCCCCTGATCATCGTCTTCGTCTTCTTCCAGAGGCAGATCGTGGCGGGCGTGGCCCACACCGGCTTGGCAGGGCAATGA
- a CDS encoding toxin-antitoxin system, toxin component family protein, which translates to MGIAGARMKAARVAAALWRSRRGRAMRGLAAELAAAVRARRQAPADVRSLCRALCEEMSARRGGRPVELRFERFPDELEVTGLWVEFQDFDLVIVEERAEAVQQLVILGHELWHLHAGHSHDHAAGAAAAHAFADRPGWDDVALAVAARNGSRERNEAEADAFGHRLAAGCRALLPGGRGPEAPLEPVQRSLYYRGPRGGAAL; encoded by the coding sequence ATGGGCATCGCGGGCGCGCGGATGAAAGCCGCCCGAGTCGCCGCCGCGCTATGGCGCTCGCGGCGTGGGCGCGCCATGCGCGGTCTGGCCGCCGAGCTCGCCGCCGCGGTCCGGGCGAGGAGGCAGGCCCCGGCCGACGTACGGTCGTTGTGCCGGGCGCTGTGCGAGGAGATGAGCGCGCGGCGGGGCGGGCGTCCTGTCGAGCTGCGTTTCGAGCGGTTCCCCGACGAGCTCGAAGTGACCGGGCTGTGGGTGGAGTTCCAGGACTTCGACCTGGTCATCGTCGAGGAGCGGGCCGAGGCGGTGCAGCAACTGGTCATCCTCGGGCACGAGCTGTGGCATCTGCACGCGGGGCACAGCCACGACCACGCCGCCGGTGCGGCGGCGGCCCACGCGTTCGCCGACCGGCCGGGGTGGGACGACGTCGCGCTGGCGGTGGCCGCCCGCAACGGCTCCCGGGAACGGAACGAGGCCGAGGCCGACGCCTTCGGGCACCGGCTGGCGGCGGGGTGCCGGGCGCTGCTGCCGGGCGGGCGCGGGCCGGAGGCACCCCTCGAACCCGTGCAGCGGTCGCTGTACTACCGGGGGCCGCGAGGAGGTGCGGCACTGTGA
- a CDS encoding extracellular solute-binding protein — protein MGRPDLNRRQLLGGLGGLFVASSFGFAALGTGADALAADADTRVRYWNLFSGGDGYNMIAMLDAFRKTNPDIAVKDSTLQWGSPFYTKLAMAAAGNRAPDLGVMHLGRVTGFSPGRFLDPWDVELLAEYGVREADFNPALWKRAVIDGKLYALPLDIHVQLCFYRKDVLKKAGLLGDDGRIVPVTSADEWFDVLKEAKKATKKGLQTIGMWSTDQNFQWWFFVAFYTQLGGTWFNAANTEVTFDTGKATQVLEFLRRHITDGYSNPRFAGLAGAEQFVNGSPFVWEGNWSVPVYSGAKVDYGATPLPPVFGKPATHAESHAFVLPHQSDRGGATNEAAHQLAAYVVRHARQWAAGGHIPAYTPTLSTAAYKALNPQSEYVSAMDHQATEPKVWFAGSTGILAQRVGPIVVASTMGSTKPETAARRMQGALTQLLAMKNPMDGRTAAEGGAAA, from the coding sequence ATGGGACGACCTGACCTGAATCGCAGGCAGCTTCTCGGCGGGCTCGGAGGACTCTTCGTCGCGAGCAGCTTCGGTTTCGCCGCGCTCGGCACGGGCGCCGACGCACTCGCCGCCGACGCCGACACCCGCGTGCGCTACTGGAACCTCTTCAGCGGCGGCGACGGATACAACATGATCGCGATGCTGGACGCCTTCCGTAAGACCAACCCGGACATCGCGGTGAAGGACTCCACCCTCCAGTGGGGCAGCCCCTTCTACACCAAGCTCGCCATGGCGGCCGCGGGCAACCGCGCACCCGACCTCGGCGTCATGCACCTCGGCCGGGTCACCGGCTTCTCACCCGGCCGCTTCCTGGACCCCTGGGACGTGGAACTGCTCGCCGAGTACGGCGTAAGGGAAGCGGACTTCAACCCCGCGCTGTGGAAGCGAGCCGTCATCGACGGCAAGCTCTACGCCCTCCCGCTCGACATCCACGTCCAGCTCTGCTTCTACCGCAAGGACGTGCTGAAGAAGGCGGGGCTGCTCGGCGACGACGGCCGCATCGTGCCCGTCACCTCCGCCGACGAGTGGTTCGACGTCCTCAAGGAGGCCAAGAAGGCCACCAAGAAGGGCCTCCAGACCATCGGCATGTGGTCCACCGACCAGAACTTCCAGTGGTGGTTCTTCGTCGCCTTCTACACCCAGCTCGGCGGCACCTGGTTCAACGCGGCCAACACCGAGGTCACCTTCGACACCGGCAAGGCCACCCAGGTCCTGGAGTTCCTGCGCCGGCACATCACCGACGGGTACTCCAACCCGCGCTTCGCGGGCCTCGCCGGCGCCGAACAGTTCGTCAACGGCTCTCCCTTCGTCTGGGAGGGCAACTGGTCGGTGCCGGTCTACTCCGGGGCCAAGGTCGACTACGGCGCCACCCCGCTGCCGCCCGTCTTCGGCAAGCCGGCCACCCACGCCGAGTCGCACGCCTTCGTCCTGCCGCACCAGTCCGACCGCGGCGGCGCCACCAACGAGGCGGCCCACCAGCTCGCCGCCTACGTCGTCCGGCATGCCCGGCAGTGGGCCGCCGGCGGCCACATCCCGGCGTACACCCCCACCCTCTCCACGGCCGCGTACAAGGCGCTGAACCCGCAGAGCGAGTACGTGTCGGCCATGGACCATCAGGCCACCGAGCCGAAGGTGTGGTTCGCGGGCTCCACCGGCATCCTCGCCCAGCGCGTCGGCCCGATCGTCGTCGCCTCGACGATGGGCTCCACCAAGCCGGAGACCGCCGCCCGCCGGATGCAGGGCGCGCTCACCCAACTGCTCGCCATGAAGAACCCCATGGACGGCAGAACAGCCGCAGAAGGAGGTGCGGCCGCATGA
- a CDS encoding carbohydrate ABC transporter permease, with the protein MMATSAQTIAAPARAKTAADSATLRRRQGLQHGGWFVAPFLVLFTLFVIWPLLRGVYLSFTDANISGEGASFVGLDNYREALKDPLMWDSLGHSAYFTLLVVPCITVLAFLLAMLAHHIERGKWLWRLCFFAPFLLPSTVAANLWQWLFNPGTGMINYVVGIETPWLTDKSYAMLAIVIQTLWWTVGFSFLLYLAALQGIPGHLYEAAKLDGANAWHRMVHITLPMLRNITGLVVALQILASLQVFDQAVVMMDFLPGPEGSTRTFVQYTLEEGFTSYRVGYASAISVIFFVIIAAVALARMWLLRNREEAAR; encoded by the coding sequence ATGATGGCGACCAGCGCCCAGACCATCGCCGCTCCCGCCCGCGCGAAGACCGCCGCCGACAGCGCCACCCTCCGCCGGCGGCAGGGGTTACAGCACGGCGGCTGGTTCGTGGCCCCGTTCCTCGTCCTGTTCACGCTCTTCGTGATCTGGCCGCTGCTGCGCGGCGTCTACCTCAGCTTCACGGACGCCAACATCTCGGGCGAGGGCGCGAGCTTCGTCGGCCTCGACAACTACCGCGAGGCCCTCAAGGACCCGCTGATGTGGGACTCCCTCGGCCACAGCGCGTACTTCACGCTCCTGGTCGTCCCCTGCATCACGGTCCTCGCCTTCCTCCTCGCGATGCTCGCCCACCACATCGAGCGCGGCAAGTGGCTGTGGCGGCTGTGCTTCTTCGCCCCGTTCCTACTGCCGTCCACCGTCGCGGCCAACCTGTGGCAGTGGCTCTTCAACCCCGGCACAGGGATGATCAACTACGTCGTCGGCATCGAGACGCCGTGGCTGACCGACAAGTCGTACGCGATGCTCGCCATCGTCATCCAGACCCTGTGGTGGACGGTCGGCTTCAGCTTCCTGCTCTACCTGGCCGCGCTCCAGGGCATCCCCGGCCACCTCTACGAGGCCGCCAAGCTGGACGGCGCGAACGCCTGGCACCGCATGGTCCACATCACCCTGCCGATGCTGCGCAACATCACCGGCCTCGTCGTCGCCCTCCAGATCCTCGCCTCGCTCCAGGTCTTCGACCAGGCCGTCGTGATGATGGACTTCCTCCCCGGGCCCGAGGGATCGACCCGCACCTTCGTGCAGTACACCCTCGAAGAAGGCTTCACCAGCTACCGCGTGGGCTACGCCTCCGCCATCTCCGTCATCTTCTTTGTGATCATCGCGGCCGTCGCCCTCGCCCGGATGTGGCTGCTGCGCAACCGTGAGGAGGCCGCCCGATGA